Genomic segment of bacterium:
TTTAGACTATCGCGTATCAGGGGGCAATCATGCTCTGGAGGGCTGAAGCTCCGGCTGATGTTCAAGCGTCGTCTGCGTGAGCAGTTGATCCGGCACCAGCTTGTGCGCTTCCTCGCGGATAATGTCGCAGAGCTTCTCAATCGTGTAGATCTTCTGGTGCTCATAATTGGTCACGTAACCGCGCAGCATGGTGGCTGTGTCGAAAATCGCCTTTTCATCGTCGGCAATGCCTTTGCCAACAAGGATGCGGGCATTGAGCTGGGCTGCCTGGTCGATATCGAAATCGGTCACGTTACTGTCTGCCTGAATCTGCAGCACGCGGCTGATATTGATCCAGACGCTCGACATGAACATATTGAAGTCAAAGCCCTTTTTCCCATCCTTGAACTCGGTCGAGAAAGAGGCGAACATGCGGAACACGGTGTTGGAGACGATATCAAGCGCGCCTGAAATAACCTGGCCGTTGATGCGCAGTGCGTCCCACACGCCCACATGCTTCACCAGGTCGGTCAGGTTGCGAAGATCGAAGCGATCCAGCAGTTTGTACATAAAGCGGCCAAAATTGGTACGCGGGCTGAATTGTTCGCCCACGCCAAAACGGTCCATGAAATTCTCAAGCGCGATACCGTATGGCTTGTGGCCGCTCGTGCGTTCCCACGGCTGCTGTTTTTCCTTCAGGCGCTCAATGATGTCGCGCAGTTCCGAATCCTCATGAATACGGTTCGCCACATCCTTGTTTTCCTGAAAATAGCGCTCACGGTCATCCTTACGCAGGGTCACCGTGGTAAAAAACTTGGACATGAAGGAAAGCACGCCGTTCATGAACAGAGAGCTGCCGCTGAACACATGCGCGCCCTTGCCCTCTTCATGGCCTTTCATGGCCGTGCGCACTTCCTGGGCGCCGGCGGCAATGGTCATGATATCTCCCGGCATTTTGCCGATATCGGTCATCACCTGCGAGTTGCGCTTGATGAAATCACCGACATTCTGTTCGCGGTCGTAGCTGCGCACCGCATCCGCCGTCTGGCCTTCCAGATGGTAGTAATTAACCAGGTCTTCCTTGAATTTTTTCATCGCGCCCTGGTCGAAACGGCGCGCGCCGCCCACGGCCAGCAGCGGCAGGTTCCACACCGTGCTGTTAAGCGCGGAATTGAGAATATTGTGGTTGCCGCGCTCCATGCCGGAAAGCACGGAATGAACCTGGGATACCTGCCCCAGCCAGCCGCGAAGCTTCATCGGGTCCATGGAATCGCGGAATTCGCGCAGCCCGCGCTCAAGCGTGGCTTCCTCTTTCAGCTCCGGCAAGGCGCCATCGCCCTGCAATTGGCCGGAAATCTGGTGGAAATACCCCTTGCCCTTAAGATGGAACAACTGCTGGGGAACTTTGCTCTCAATACGTTTGCCCGTTTCGGGGTCGAGGGAGAATTCCGTTTCCTCAAACACCTGATCGGCGATCATTTCCAGCCCTTCATGAGCTGTTACAAGGCCGCGAACCTTTTCAATGGCCTGCGTATCTGAAGGATCAAAATATAGCGTTGCCCTGAAGCCGGGCTTTTTTACATCATAATCCTGGCTGACCTCAGCGAACTGAAAGCCGGTTTTTGTTTCCGCCTGGCGGGATTTTTTCGGAAAATAATAACTTGAAGCCACGTTAATTCCTCCTGAGCCCCCTTATTTTGCCACAAATCTGTGACGTTTTTGTGACCTGTGTTTAGCCCTTTCGCTGGCGGAAGCAACCCATTTGGTTAAGCCATTAATTATGCGCGATTTATCTCATTATGAATAACACAAAAAACTTTTTCTTTAGTAAATACAATCGCTTTGCTGCGCCGCAGCATGTGCGGTGCAGCAAAGCGATTTTAACGAATGAAGGGATGATTTAAGCGGCTTGATCCTGGTCATTGCGCATCAGCAGCACATAGGCCGCGGATGCATCCTGCACCCCGCGCAGCTGCTTGCGAAGATCCTGATTTCTCAGGCGTCGGCTGACCGTTGCCATGGTTTGCAGCCGCGTGGCTGCCTCCTGCGCCGGGTAACAAAGAACCACGACCATGTCGATGGGTATATGATCGCCCGCCTTCATATCCAGCGGTTTTGAAAGAAGAAAAAACAACAATTTGGTGCTTGCCGTCTCACAGGGCAGCGGCACCACGGCCAGCCCGTCCTGCATATAGGCATCCTTCCAGGCATCCGCGTTGGCCACAATCTGCGCAACCGCAGGCTTGGCCAACCCCAGGCGGTGATGCATGCCGTCGCCGATGGCATTGCGCAAGCTTTTAACGCTTGCAGCATGCACACCGGCATAAATGCATTTTTCCTCAATAAGTTTTGAAAGCGCCATGCTTACTGGTACCTACCCGGCTTTACGCATGCTGTTTACCACCATACTGGGGTCGATCCAGGCAATATTGCCGTCCGGGCGGCGATACACCGCATTCAGGCTGTCGCTGCCGTTATTGATGAACAGCAGCACCGGCAGGTCTTCCAGGTCCAGCTTCATCACGGCCTCGCTCACCGTCAGGTGCAGCAGGTCCATCGGCAGTTCGGCAATCACCAGCGGCGTGTCGTCATGCGCCTCCTCCTCATGGCCGGAGAACACATGCTGGGTCACTTCCGCCAGCTTGATCTTGTTGCTTTCCTGCTTGGGCTTGTCATGGCCTTTCAGGCGGCGCTTGTAGCGGCGCAGCTGTTTCTCAATACGGTCGGCCGCGGCATCAAAGCTTTTATAGGCATCGTCATGGCCTGCAGTGGATTTCACCACCATATGCGCATGGGTGCCCGTGTTCAGCGTGATATCGGTCACAACCAGATGGTTTTCCTTGTGAAACACCACCGCGACATCCACCACCCGATCCAGATATTTGCTAACCCCCGCCTCGATGCGCGCATCGACATGGCTTTTAAGGGAAGCGCCGACATCCATATTCTTACCGGAAACGCGAACTTGCATGGGAATGTCCTTTCTTTGTTATCTTTGTAGCCATTATAGCACATTAAAGTAGGGATGCCAGCCTTAGGCCATAAATATGATGGGCGAAGGCTATTACAGTTTCGGCAATTTGACACCCAGGATATTGCCCAGTTTCTCATACATTCCGTAGTAAGCGATCCTCCTCAGTGTTTTGGGCATAATGCCCGTCCAGACAAAATCTCCATGCAGCCTTCCCTGTTTGGTTTCCCCCGTGACGTTGAAGGTGAACAGGTCCTGCATGGTGATGACGTCCCCCTCCACCCCGCAGACTTCGGTGATGTAGATAATGCGGCGGTGACCGTCGCGCATGCGGCTCACCTGGATGATGAG
This window contains:
- the raiA gene encoding ribosome-associated translation inhibitor RaiA — translated: MQVRVSGKNMDVGASLKSHVDARIEAGVSKYLDRVVDVAVVFHKENHLVVTDITLNTGTHAHMVVKSTAGHDDAYKSFDAAADRIEKQLRRYKRRLKGHDKPKQESNKIKLAEVTQHVFSGHEEEAHDDTPLVIAELPMDLLHLTVSEAVMKLDLEDLPVLLFINNGSDSLNAVYRRPDGNIAWIDPSMVVNSMRKAG